Proteins encoded within one genomic window of Ranitomeya variabilis isolate aRanVar5 chromosome 4, aRanVar5.hap1, whole genome shotgun sequence:
- the NKAPD1 gene encoding uncharacterized protein NKAPD1 isoform X1 translates to MELLGSGMSRVPLGKVLLRNVIRHTDAHNKIQEESEMWKIREMEKQTEDSRTKRRRVSPDVNRWDHNGYKELYPEEFNDNRSRMRSDGFDAEGGKEVVRKETAEEVTPRPAALSVRALTKKYYECESSIPDRWGHSGYKELYPDEFDTDSDEEEGGSKRTTNGDEKPKHKGQKEQESHKRKRSKKTHKKKQKKRSHKKLKKRKKEQEDSTESSSDSDSSDHAEKKAKKSKRKKKTRKKTSKKQPSSSGQDSDASSNEMSRSEDHDTQEHKERRTEKSSRKHHRRAKSKKDSEMEARKSRRTNWKVAKDESSESSDDD, encoded by the exons ATGGAACTGCTGG GTTCTGGGATGTCCCGAGTGCCTCTTGGAAAAGTTCTGCTGAGAAATGTTATCCGGCATACAGACGCACATAACAAG ATCCAAGAAGAAAGTGAGATGTGGAAGATTCGGGAAATGGAGAAGCAGACGGAAGATTCCAGGACAAAGCGGAGACGCGTGTCACCAGACGTTAACAG ATGGGATCACAATGGCTATAAAGAGCTGTATCCAGAGGAGTTTAATGATAACAG GAGCCGCATGAGATCTGATGGGTTTGATGCTGAAGGAGGCAAAGAAGTTGTGAGAAAGGAGACTGCTGAAGAAGTGACTCCGAGACCGGCCGCGCTGAGCGTGCGAGCCCTCACCAAGAAGTACTACGAGTGTGAGTCCAGCATTCCTGACCG GTGGGGACATAGCGGTTACAAGGAGCTGTATCCGGATGAATTCGACACAGACAG TGATGAAGAGGAAGGGGGAAGCAAAAGAACAACCAACGGAGACGAGAAACCCAAACACAAAGGCCAGAAAGAGCAAGAATCTCATAAACGCAAACGATCCAAAAAAACTCATAAGAAAAAGCAGAAGAAGCGATCACACAAAAAGTTGAAGAAAAGGAAAAAAGAGCAGGAGGACAGCACAGAGTCCTCAAGTGACAGCGACAGCTCGGAccacgcggaaaaaaaagcaaagaaATCCAAGCGCAAGAAGAAAACTCGGAAAAAGACCTCGAAGAAGCAGCCGTCCTCCTCTGGGCAGGACAGCGACGCCTCCAGCAACGAGATGAGCCGATCCGAGGATCACGATACACAGGAACATAAGGAACGAAGGACTGAAAAATCCAGCAGGAAACATCACCGGAGAGCAAAATCGAAAAAAGACTCAGAGATGGAAGCCAGGAAAAGCCGGAGGACCAACTGGAAGGTGGCCAAAGATGAGAGCTCGGAAAGTTCTGACGACGACTAG
- the NKAPD1 gene encoding uncharacterized protein NKAPD1 isoform X2 yields the protein MSRVPLGKVLLRNVIRHTDAHNKIQEESEMWKIREMEKQTEDSRTKRRRVSPDVNRWDHNGYKELYPEEFNDNRSRMRSDGFDAEGGKEVVRKETAEEVTPRPAALSVRALTKKYYECESSIPDRWGHSGYKELYPDEFDTDSDEEEGGSKRTTNGDEKPKHKGQKEQESHKRKRSKKTHKKKQKKRSHKKLKKRKKEQEDSTESSSDSDSSDHAEKKAKKSKRKKKTRKKTSKKQPSSSGQDSDASSNEMSRSEDHDTQEHKERRTEKSSRKHHRRAKSKKDSEMEARKSRRTNWKVAKDESSESSDDD from the exons ATGTCCCGAGTGCCTCTTGGAAAAGTTCTGCTGAGAAATGTTATCCGGCATACAGACGCACATAACAAG ATCCAAGAAGAAAGTGAGATGTGGAAGATTCGGGAAATGGAGAAGCAGACGGAAGATTCCAGGACAAAGCGGAGACGCGTGTCACCAGACGTTAACAG ATGGGATCACAATGGCTATAAAGAGCTGTATCCAGAGGAGTTTAATGATAACAG GAGCCGCATGAGATCTGATGGGTTTGATGCTGAAGGAGGCAAAGAAGTTGTGAGAAAGGAGACTGCTGAAGAAGTGACTCCGAGACCGGCCGCGCTGAGCGTGCGAGCCCTCACCAAGAAGTACTACGAGTGTGAGTCCAGCATTCCTGACCG GTGGGGACATAGCGGTTACAAGGAGCTGTATCCGGATGAATTCGACACAGACAG TGATGAAGAGGAAGGGGGAAGCAAAAGAACAACCAACGGAGACGAGAAACCCAAACACAAAGGCCAGAAAGAGCAAGAATCTCATAAACGCAAACGATCCAAAAAAACTCATAAGAAAAAGCAGAAGAAGCGATCACACAAAAAGTTGAAGAAAAGGAAAAAAGAGCAGGAGGACAGCACAGAGTCCTCAAGTGACAGCGACAGCTCGGAccacgcggaaaaaaaagcaaagaaATCCAAGCGCAAGAAGAAAACTCGGAAAAAGACCTCGAAGAAGCAGCCGTCCTCCTCTGGGCAGGACAGCGACGCCTCCAGCAACGAGATGAGCCGATCCGAGGATCACGATACACAGGAACATAAGGAACGAAGGACTGAAAAATCCAGCAGGAAACATCACCGGAGAGCAAAATCGAAAAAAGACTCAGAGATGGAAGCCAGGAAAAGCCGGAGGACCAACTGGAAGGTGGCCAAAGATGAGAGCTCGGAAAGTTCTGACGACGACTAG